From bacterium, the proteins below share one genomic window:
- a CDS encoding winged helix DNA-binding domain-containing protein: MLAHLRLLPPRKLRAEQGVLDFVRHVNCIQYDPINIVGQNTDLVLQSRVHGYKPAMLTALLYKERKLLDGVDKQMSIYPVEDWPYFATYREDLGDNYARRESTAKAAKLLDWVRDEIRRRGPLSSTDLEDDTRIDWWLANKARAVRIAMNILLVGGETVVHHRVGTRRYFELSRRVLPPKLHNVRKGHASQEDYLEWHVFRRSGGVGLVHPKVNAKWGGIIGWRGGQIRGALARLLKKGRLVRMAIEGLPRQEFYIRRGDLPALETAGRSSKASFGAAFIAPLDNLMWDSDLIEMLFDFVYTWEVYKPASRRTWGYYVLPVLVGDRLVARFDPIFDKKAKLFTIQNWWWEKGIDRKDEELLAALQDCLQQFRRYLGADSLKLGEKPKRDFVLKEMVAAI, encoded by the coding sequence TTGCTCGCCCATCTCCGCCTACTGCCGCCGCGCAAACTGCGCGCCGAACAGGGCGTGCTGGATTTCGTGCGCCACGTCAATTGCATCCAATACGACCCCATCAATATCGTGGGCCAGAACACCGACCTCGTGCTGCAATCTCGAGTCCACGGCTACAAGCCCGCCATGCTCACCGCCCTCCTCTATAAGGAGCGCAAGTTGCTCGACGGGGTCGACAAACAGATGTCGATTTATCCTGTAGAAGATTGGCCGTATTTCGCTACTTATCGCGAGGATTTGGGCGACAATTATGCCCGGCGCGAAAGTACCGCGAAAGCCGCCAAGCTGTTGGATTGGGTGCGGGATGAAATCAGGCGGCGTGGCCCACTCTCGTCGACGGATCTTGAGGACGACACCCGCATAGACTGGTGGTTGGCCAACAAAGCCCGAGCGGTGCGTATTGCCATGAATATCCTGCTCGTCGGCGGGGAGACGGTGGTCCATCACCGCGTCGGCACCCGGCGGTATTTCGAGCTAAGCCGGCGGGTACTGCCGCCCAAACTGCACAACGTCCGTAAAGGCCACGCGTCGCAGGAAGATTATTTGGAATGGCACGTGTTTCGTCGCTCAGGCGGCGTCGGTCTTGTCCACCCGAAAGTCAATGCGAAATGGGGCGGCATTATAGGTTGGCGCGGCGGGCAGATCCGGGGTGCTCTGGCGCGCCTATTGAAGAAAGGCAGGCTGGTGCGAATGGCGATCGAGGGCCTGCCGCGTCAGGAATTCTATATACGTCGCGGCGACCTGCCCGCACTGGAAACCGCTGGCAGGTCCAGCAAAGCGTCTTTTGGCGCAGCCTTTATTGCGCCGCTCGATAACTTGATGTGGGACAGCGATTTGATCGAAATGCTTTTCGATTTCGTCTACACCTGGGAGGTCTACAAACCGGCTTCCAGGCGAACGTGGGGCTATTACGTCTTGCCCGTGCTCGTTGGGGACCGCCTGGTGGCGCGCTTCGATCCGATCTTCGACAAAAAGGCAAAGCTCTTCACCATTCAAAATTGGTGGTGGGAAAAGGGAATAGATAGGAAAGATGAGGAATTGCTGGCTGCCCTCCAAGACTGTTTGCAGCAATTCCGCAGGTACCTCGGTGCTGATTCACTGAAGCTGGGGGAGAAGCCAAAGCGCGACTTTGTGCTTAAGGAGATGGTGGCGGCAATCTAA
- a CDS encoding adenylate/guanylate cyclase domain-containing protein, whose protein sequence is MAALPMGTVTFLFTDIEGSTRLLQILGDRYTEVIAQHHRLLRAAFKERGGREIRTQGDAFFVVFTRARDAVSRRCGGSARHFCTFVV, encoded by the coding sequence ATGGCTGCTCTACCGATGGGGACGGTCACCTTCCTCTTCACCGACATCGAGGGGTCCACACGTCTGCTTCAGATCCTGGGTGACCGGTACACGGAAGTCATCGCTCAACATCACCGACTGCTCCGTGCCGCCTTCAAAGAGAGGGGTGGACGCGAAATCCGGACCCAGGGGGATGCCTTCTTTGTCGTGTTCACCCGGGCCAGGGATGCTGTCTCCCGCCGCTGTGGCGGCTCAGCGCGCCATTTTTGCACATTCGTGGTCTGA
- a CDS encoding SRPBCC domain-containing protein — MSPTRAHDTIIEEIAIKAPADRIFEALTNPEECIKWWGQTGQFGWTHIESDPRPGGRLVMRGTGYGKPVSVTGVYRQIERPRLLVFTWLPDWQGDQTESIVRWDLEEKAGVTTVRLTHSGLNTEPSRSSHRGWPSILGWLRGHVEGTV; from the coding sequence ATGAGTCCAACGCGGGCACACGACACCATCATCGAGGAGATCGCGATTAAGGCGCCGGCGGACCGGATCTTCGAGGCGCTCACGAACCCCGAGGAATGCATAAAGTGGTGGGGACAGACGGGGCAATTTGGCTGGACGCACATAGAATCCGACCCGCGCCCTGGCGGTAGGCTGGTGATGCGCGGCACCGGCTACGGGAAGCCCGTCAGCGTGACCGGTGTGTACCGTCAGATCGAGCGGCCGCGTCTGCTCGTTTTCACGTGGCTGCCCGACTGGCAGGGAGACCAAACCGAGAGCATCGTGCGCTGGGATCTGGAGGAGAAAGCCGGCGTTACGACCGTTCGCCTGACGCACTCGGGCCTCAACACGGAGCCGTCACGTTCCAGCCATCGAGGGTGGCCGTCCATTCTCGGCTGGCTGCGGGGGCACGTCGAGGGCACGGTGTAA
- a CDS encoding metalloregulator ArsR/SmtB family transcription factor → MSTRGSLGTLAEPKDTALLFAALGDKTRLRLLFRLCDDRPMFITKLTAGSNVTRQAITKHLRVLEDAGLLRNARHGRESVWQLNQQRLKDARRHLDLISRQWDDAHGRLRDLVEG, encoded by the coding sequence TTGTCCACGCGCGGTAGTTTGGGAACTCTGGCGGAGCCGAAGGACACTGCCCTCCTTTTTGCAGCCCTGGGTGACAAAACCCGCCTGAGGCTTCTCTTCCGCCTTTGCGATGACAGGCCAATGTTCATCACCAAACTCACCGCTGGCTCCAACGTCACCCGCCAAGCGATCACCAAACACCTGCGCGTATTGGAGGACGCGGGTCTCCTTCGTAACGCACGGCACGGACGCGAGAGCGTGTGGCAGTTGAACCAGCAGCGGCTCAAAGACGCGCGACGTCACCTCGACCTGATTTCAAGGCAATGGGACGATGCTCATGGGAGGCTGCGCGATCTCGTCGAGGGCTGA
- a CDS encoding VOC family protein — protein MQVQPYVCYDGRCEEALEFNRRALGAEVTALIRFKDAPEPRERDRVAAEGGDKVLHAAFRVGETQILASDGQCLGHPTFQGFGLSLTVPKDAETDRVFAALGDGGRVQAPLTKTFFSSRFGMVADRFGVLWMVYVA, from the coding sequence ATGCAGGTTCAACCTTACGTGTGCTACGATGGTCGGTGTGAGGAGGCGCTCGAGTTCAACCGCCGCGCACTCGGCGCGGAGGTGACGGCGCTCATCCGTTTCAAGGACGCCCCCGAACCCCGGGAACGCGACCGGGTGGCGGCGGAAGGCGGGGACAAGGTCTTGCATGCGGCGTTTCGCGTGGGTGAGACGCAGATCCTCGCGTCCGACGGGCAGTGTCTAGGGCATCCCACATTTCAGGGCTTCGGTCTGTCGCTAACGGTGCCCAAGGACGCGGAAACCGATCGGGTGTTTGCCGCGCTGGGCGACGGTGGGCGGGTGCAGGCGCCGTTGACCAAGACGTTCTTCTCCTCGCGGTTCGGGATGGTGGCGGACCGCTTCGGTGTGCTGTGGATGGTTTACGTCGCGTAG
- a CDS encoding metalloregulator ArsR/SmtB family transcription factor, with amino-acid sequence MVFRAIADPTRRQILSLLRGGRHTVGEIAGNFRTSRPAISKHLRVLRSAGLVKTQRDGTARVCQLNATPLRAVDDWLQDYRVFWRETMRNLKRYVEEKR; translated from the coding sequence ATGGTGTTCCGGGCGATTGCCGACCCGACCCGCCGGCAGATCCTGAGCCTGCTGCGCGGCGGCCGGCACACGGTCGGCGAGATCGCGGGCAACTTTCGAACGAGCCGGCCGGCGATCTCGAAACACCTCCGCGTGCTGCGCTCTGCGGGCTTGGTGAAGACTCAACGCGACGGCACGGCGCGGGTCTGTCAGTTGAACGCCACGCCGCTGCGTGCGGTCGACGATTGGCTTCAGGATTACCGAGTGTTCTGGCGCGAGACGATGCGCAATCTCAAGCGGTACGTGGAGGAGAAGCGATGA
- a CDS encoding GNAT family N-acetyltransferase — MRELETDRLVIRPFTMDDLDTFAGLMEASFPGSTDLNAYRERLTYYTLGERVLAELRQPPYGDRAVVLKATERLIGSVGFVPCLAPFGQLPFFGRVKDAKYSPEVGLFYAVAPEHRGRGFASEAAAAMARFAFDHFNLQRIVATTEDNNAASAGVMRRIGMTVQRNPRPTPPWFQIVGILEAY, encoded by the coding sequence ATGCGTGAGTTAGAAACGGATCGGCTTGTGATACGACCGTTCACAATGGATGACCTTGACACGTTCGCGGGACTCATGGAGGCGTCGTTTCCCGGATCGACAGACCTCAATGCGTACCGCGAGAGGCTTACATACTACACGCTAGGCGAGAGGGTTTTAGCGGAACTTCGGCAGCCGCCTTACGGCGACCGCGCGGTAGTTCTGAAAGCCACTGAGAGGCTTATCGGCTCGGTTGGGTTTGTGCCCTGTCTCGCACCGTTCGGTCAACTGCCGTTCTTCGGTCGGGTGAAGGACGCGAAGTATTCGCCAGAAGTCGGCCTATTCTACGCTGTAGCGCCTGAGCATCGAGGACGCGGGTTTGCGTCCGAGGCGGCGGCGGCGATGGCCCGGTTCGCGTTCGACCATTTCAACTTGCAGCGTATCGTGGCGACCACGGAAGATAACAATGCCGCGTCAGCCGGGGTGATGCGGCGGATCGGCATGACAGTTCAGCGCAACCCTCGGCCCACGCCACCGTGGTTTCAAATCGTCGGAATACTGGAGGCCTATTGA
- a CDS encoding glycosyl hydrolase, whose protein sequence is MTELSGSTAKLGALKWRCIGPSRGGRVVAVAGDPEDRRVFYFGACAGGVWKTTDSGTYWRCVSDGGLGSASIGALAVAHSDPNVIYAGTGETAIRLDVSYGDGVYKSTDAGRSWTHLGLRETRFIGRIRIHPRDPNLVYVAALGDAFGANEERGVFRSADGGKTWRKVLYRDVNSGAVDLSMDPNNPRILFAAFWQARRNFWNLSSGGPGSGLFRSTDGGESWTEISRSPGLPAGPLGKIGVAVSPAHAGRVWALVETEAEKTGLYRSEDYGENWALVSSNRDLMHRPWYYTHVFADPCHGETVYVANFQLWKSTDGGSGFTEIQTPHGDNHDLWIDPADPNRMIEGNDGGACVSYNGGETWSSIYNQPTAQFYRIDIDNQYPYRVYGTQQDNTSISVPSAAVWGAITLDDCTYPGTGESGFIAVNPDEPNIVFCGAIGSSPGGAGALQRYDHRTRQIQLVNVWPEESTGIAPKDMRYRFAWTFPIVFSPHDSGTLYAAGNHVFRSRDQGMSWEEISPDLSLNDKSRQGPSGGDITHESAGAEVHATCASLAPSPHRPEELWASTDDGLVHVTRDGGKNWQNVTPPKMPALAYVGCVEISPHDPDTIYLAATRYKLADYHPYLFRSTDGGRHFESINGDYPENEITRVVRADPVRKGLLFAGTETGIYFTLNDGRSWTRMGGGLPVAPVYDLKIKGADLVVGTHGRSFWILDDITPLRSFVEGKGGSRLFEPRTTVRTKLHFGALRNLRPSGVAFAIAPGVGGGIRTFRRPDGTSGREYLDVGENPPNGAIIYYWLDDGVSGPVALTFRDASGAVIGSFRSDDSTLLAAKRPSARPGLNRFVWDLKYPGPQTLDTSLAPPRNKPLAEPADPPTGPTVAPNRYRVEMSLGSETMAVEFSVVKDPRLSTTPEAYRAQFELLRELTASLGKVHATVNRIRRLKQRLAVLAGSETPARDLGARTAAVAERLSAVETVLVDVHRESDRDVLRNPAGLNDTLVDLINTVSVADAAPTKQAAAVSKEVMARVDAEIGKVEQLIATEVAAVNHLALG, encoded by the coding sequence ATGACAGAGCTCTCGGGTTCGACGGCGAAACTCGGCGCCCTCAAATGGCGCTGCATCGGGCCATCGCGCGGCGGGCGCGTCGTCGCCGTCGCGGGGGATCCCGAAGACCGCAGAGTGTTCTATTTCGGCGCTTGCGCCGGCGGCGTCTGGAAGACGACCGACAGCGGTACGTATTGGCGCTGCGTGAGCGACGGTGGTCTCGGTTCGGCCTCGATCGGCGCGCTCGCCGTCGCTCACTCGGACCCCAACGTGATTTATGCCGGCACCGGAGAAACCGCAATCCGGCTCGATGTCTCCTACGGCGACGGTGTTTACAAATCGACCGATGCCGGCCGCAGCTGGACCCATCTCGGTCTCCGCGAGACCCGGTTCATCGGGCGCATCCGCATCCATCCGCGAGACCCCAATCTCGTCTATGTCGCCGCGCTCGGCGACGCGTTCGGCGCGAACGAGGAACGCGGCGTATTCCGATCGGCGGACGGCGGAAAGACCTGGCGCAAGGTGCTCTATCGAGACGTCAATTCGGGCGCCGTTGATCTATCGATGGATCCGAACAATCCCCGCATCCTCTTTGCGGCCTTCTGGCAGGCGCGCCGGAACTTCTGGAACCTGTCGAGCGGAGGGCCGGGAAGCGGCCTTTTTCGCTCGACCGATGGCGGCGAGAGCTGGACGGAGATCTCGCGGTCTCCGGGTCTGCCGGCCGGCCCTCTCGGCAAGATCGGCGTCGCGGTGTCGCCCGCCCACGCGGGCCGCGTCTGGGCGCTGGTGGAGACGGAAGCCGAGAAGACGGGGCTCTACCGATCGGAGGATTACGGAGAGAACTGGGCGCTCGTCTCGTCCAATCGCGACCTCATGCATCGGCCCTGGTACTACACGCATGTCTTCGCCGATCCCTGCCACGGCGAAACGGTCTACGTCGCCAATTTTCAGCTCTGGAAATCGACCGACGGCGGGAGCGGCTTCACGGAGATCCAGACACCGCACGGCGACAACCACGATCTCTGGATCGATCCTGCCGACCCGAACCGGATGATCGAGGGAAACGACGGCGGCGCCTGCGTCAGCTACAACGGCGGTGAGACATGGTCGTCGATCTACAACCAGCCGACGGCGCAGTTCTATCGGATCGACATCGACAACCAGTATCCCTATCGTGTATACGGCACGCAGCAGGACAACACCTCGATCTCAGTGCCGAGCGCCGCCGTCTGGGGTGCGATCACCCTGGACGACTGCACCTATCCCGGTACGGGGGAAAGTGGCTTCATTGCGGTCAATCCCGATGAGCCGAACATTGTCTTTTGCGGTGCGATCGGCTCGAGCCCCGGCGGCGCCGGGGCACTGCAGCGGTACGATCACCGCACCCGGCAGATCCAGCTGGTCAATGTCTGGCCCGAGGAATCGACCGGCATCGCACCCAAGGACATGCGATACCGCTTCGCCTGGACGTTCCCGATCGTCTTTTCACCGCACGACAGTGGCACGCTCTACGCGGCCGGGAACCACGTGTTTCGCAGTCGCGACCAGGGCATGAGCTGGGAGGAAATTTCACCGGATTTGAGCCTCAACGACAAGAGCCGTCAGGGACCTTCCGGCGGCGACATCACGCATGAAAGCGCCGGGGCGGAGGTACACGCGACGTGCGCGTCGCTCGCCCCATCGCCGCACCGGCCGGAGGAGTTGTGGGCCTCGACCGACGACGGGCTCGTTCACGTGACGCGTGACGGCGGCAAGAACTGGCAGAACGTCACGCCGCCCAAGATGCCGGCGCTCGCGTATGTCGGGTGCGTCGAGATCTCTCCGCACGACCCGGACACCATCTATCTTGCGGCGACGCGCTACAAGCTCGCGGATTACCATCCCTACCTGTTCCGCAGCACCGACGGCGGGCGACATTTCGAATCGATCAACGGCGATTACCCGGAGAACGAGATCACCCGCGTCGTGCGAGCGGACCCGGTGCGCAAGGGACTGTTGTTCGCCGGCACCGAGACCGGCATCTATTTTACCCTGAACGACGGGCGCAGCTGGACGCGCATGGGCGGAGGCCTGCCGGTCGCACCGGTCTATGATCTGAAGATCAAGGGGGCGGACCTGGTGGTCGGAACCCACGGCCGCTCTTTCTGGATCTTGGACGATATCACGCCGCTCAGGAGCTTCGTCGAGGGCAAAGGGGGAAGTCGCCTCTTTGAGCCGCGCACGACGGTTCGTACCAAGCTGCATTTCGGAGCCCTGCGAAATCTCCGGCCGAGCGGCGTCGCGTTCGCGATCGCCCCCGGAGTGGGCGGCGGTATCCGAACTTTTCGCAGACCGGACGGGACGAGTGGGCGCGAATATCTCGACGTCGGAGAGAACCCGCCGAACGGTGCGATCATCTATTATTGGCTGGACGACGGCGTTTCCGGCCCGGTTGCTCTCACATTCCGCGACGCCTCGGGGGCCGTGATCGGGAGCTTCCGCAGCGACGACAGTACTCTGCTGGCCGCGAAACGCCCCTCGGCCCGCCCCGGGCTCAACCGGTTCGTGTGGGATCTCAAATATCCGGGGCCCCAGACGCTCGATACGAGCCTCGCTCCGCCGCGCAACAAGCCGCTCGCGGAGCCGGCCGATCCACCGACCGGGCCCACGGTGGCGCCGAATCGGTATCGTGTGGAGATGTCGCTGGGGTCGGAGACCATGGCCGTCGAATTCTCTGTCGTGAAGGATCCGCGCCTCTCGACGACGCCGGAGGCGTACCGCGCGCAGTTCGAACTCCTGCGGGAATTGACGGCATCACTCGGCAAGGTCCACGCGACGGTGAATCGCATCCGTCGGCTGAAGCAACGGCTTGCGGTGCTGGCGGGATCGGAGACCCCCGCACGCGATCTCGGCGCACGGACCGCGGCCGTAGCGGAACGGCTGTCGGCGGTCGAAACCGTGCTCGTGGACGTCCATCGCGAGTCGGACCGCGACGTGCTGCGCAACCCCGCAGGCCTCAATGATACTCTTGTCGACCTGATCAACACCGTATCTGTGGCCGATGCCGCGCCGACGAAGCAGGCGGCGGCCGTCTCGAAGGAGGTCATGGCGCGCGTCGATGCCGAGATCGGCAAAGTCGAGCAGCTTATCGCAACCGAGGTCGCCGCGGTCAATCACTTGGCCCTGGGATGA